From the genome of Cytobacillus firmus, one region includes:
- a CDS encoding SDR family oxidoreductase, whose translation MKVMELFDLTGKTALITGGGRGLGAQIAEGLAEAGANVVLCSRKVEACQETADRLAALGVNTLALSCDISIQEDVQKVVEETVQEFGAIDILVNNSGATWGAPAEEMPLEAWQKVINVNVTGTFLMSQAAGKVMIEQGSGKIINIASVAGLGGTDPRVMDTIGYNTSKGAVITMTKDLAVKWGRYGINVNAIAPGFFPTKMSSAIMEQGRNPILDATPLSRFGSEDDLKGAALFLASNASNYVTGDVLIVDGGTHAM comes from the coding sequence ATGAAGGTAATGGAACTATTTGACCTAACCGGAAAGACTGCACTGATTACTGGAGGCGGGCGAGGGCTGGGTGCTCAGATTGCCGAAGGATTAGCCGAAGCAGGGGCAAATGTTGTGCTTTGTTCAAGAAAAGTGGAGGCATGTCAGGAAACCGCTGACCGCCTTGCAGCACTTGGTGTGAACACATTAGCGCTTTCCTGTGACATCAGTATACAGGAGGATGTCCAAAAAGTGGTTGAAGAGACGGTTCAGGAATTTGGGGCTATCGATATTCTGGTCAACAACAGCGGGGCTACCTGGGGAGCTCCCGCGGAAGAAATGCCGCTTGAAGCCTGGCAAAAAGTCATCAATGTAAATGTGACAGGGACATTTTTAATGAGCCAGGCTGCAGGCAAGGTCATGATCGAACAGGGATCAGGAAAAATCATTAATATTGCCTCTGTTGCCGGCCTTGGAGGCACGGACCCCAGGGTGATGGATACAATCGGCTATAACACCAGCAAAGGGGCAGTCATTACGATGACAAAGGACCTGGCTGTAAAATGGGGCAGGTATGGCATCAATGTGAATGCCATTGCTCCAGGTTTTTTCCCTACAAAAATGTCCTCGGCGATTATGGAGCAGGGACGAAACCCCATCCTGGACGCAACACCGCTCAGTCGCTTCGGCTCTGAGGATGATTTGAAAGGCGCCGCATTGTTCCTGGCTTCCAATGCTTCAAATTATGTGACGGGAGACGTATTAATTGTTGATGGCGGAACACATGCAATGTAA
- a CDS encoding long-chain-fatty-acid--CoA ligase has protein sequence MTDKKTWHAHYPESIAAEVTIPSKSMPEMLQEVTAMYPQNMALSFYGRKMNYAELQKAVYGFAASLQKNGVQKGDRVAIMLPNCPQYVIAYYGILAAGAIVTQVNPMLVEREIEHIMNDSGSETLVVFDALYPRVKGVQDRTKVRNIVIVSLQPTEADFSPDKTFEGFIQEASGQYTPVNIEPQQDIAVLQYTGGTTGRSKGAMLTHYNVLANVVQSYEFFKDRTEIGGEKFLTVIPLFHVFGMTACMNFAIYTANESILLPRFDVEEVLNTIKNEQPSVFPGVPTMYVAITNHPHAEEYGIDSIETCNSGSAPMPVELLRDFEKKTGAKILEGYGLSEASPVTHCNPPFSERKPGSVGIGFPSTDYKVVDLATGTEEVPNGELGEVIIKGPQIMKGYWNMPEETAVTLRDGWLYTGDIARMDDDGFLYIVDRKKDLIIASGYNIYPRDIEEVLYEHPAVQEAVVIGVPDPYRGETVKAFVVLKAGKTAAQEEIISYCRQNLAAYKIPSAVEFREELPKTNVGKILRRALRDEVRS, from the coding sequence ATGACCGATAAGAAAACCTGGCATGCACACTATCCTGAATCCATTGCAGCTGAAGTAACCATTCCAAGTAAATCGATGCCTGAGATGCTTCAGGAAGTGACAGCGATGTATCCGCAGAATATGGCACTATCTTTTTATGGACGAAAGATGAATTACGCGGAACTTCAAAAAGCCGTCTATGGATTTGCCGCATCCCTGCAGAAAAATGGTGTTCAAAAAGGCGACCGTGTTGCCATCATGCTTCCTAATTGCCCGCAATATGTGATTGCTTATTATGGAATACTTGCAGCAGGAGCGATTGTTACTCAAGTAAACCCGATGCTGGTTGAGCGCGAGATCGAGCATATCATGAATGACTCTGGTTCTGAAACTCTTGTCGTGTTTGATGCCCTATATCCCCGGGTTAAGGGTGTTCAAGACAGAACGAAGGTTAGAAATATAGTCATTGTCAGTCTGCAGCCAACAGAAGCAGATTTTTCACCTGACAAAACATTCGAAGGTTTTATACAGGAAGCCAGTGGACAATACACCCCGGTCAACATTGAGCCCCAGCAGGATATTGCCGTTCTTCAATATACGGGCGGAACAACCGGACGGTCAAAAGGAGCCATGCTGACTCATTACAATGTTCTCGCAAATGTGGTACAGTCTTATGAATTTTTTAAAGATAGAACGGAAATAGGCGGGGAAAAATTCTTAACCGTCATTCCGCTGTTCCATGTTTTTGGCATGACTGCCTGCATGAACTTTGCCATTTATACGGCCAATGAATCGATTTTATTGCCGCGCTTTGATGTGGAGGAAGTGTTAAATACAATTAAAAATGAGCAGCCATCTGTATTTCCTGGTGTTCCAACTATGTATGTGGCCATCACCAATCATCCGCATGCAGAGGAATATGGCATTGACAGCATTGAAACCTGCAATAGCGGCAGCGCGCCTATGCCTGTCGAACTGCTGCGGGATTTTGAAAAAAAGACGGGAGCAAAAATTCTTGAAGGTTATGGTTTATCAGAAGCTTCCCCGGTAACACACTGCAATCCGCCATTTTCAGAAAGAAAGCCTGGAAGCGTCGGAATCGGTTTTCCTTCAACTGATTATAAAGTAGTCGATTTGGCCACAGGAACAGAAGAAGTTCCGAATGGAGAACTCGGTGAGGTCATCATAAAGGGACCGCAGATCATGAAAGGATATTGGAATATGCCTGAGGAGACGGCCGTTACATTACGGGATGGATGGCTCTACACCGGTGATATTGCGAGAATGGATGATGACGGCTTCCTTTATATTGTCGACCGTAAGAAAGACCTGATCATTGCGAGCGGGTATAATATTTATCCTCGCGATATTGAGGAAGTGCTCTATGAGCATCCTGCAGTTCAGGAGGCTGTCGTCATTGGTGTCCCGGATCCTTACCGGGGTGAAACAGTTAAAGCTTTCGTCGTGCTGAAAGCCGGTAAAACGGCGGCCCAAGAAGAAATCATTTCATACTGCAGGCAGAACCTGGCTGCCTATAAAATTCCATCGGCTGTAGAATTCCGAGAGGAGCTTCCAAAAACCAATGTCGGAAAAATCCTTCGAAGAGCTCTGCGGGATGAAGTCCGGAGTTAA